The window GGCAGCGACTTCAGCGGGGCTGGCCGGTCACGCACTACGGGCCCGTGCCGAAGTTCCGCCCCGAGCGCTGGGAGTTCAGGGTCTTCGGCGCCACCGCCGACAGCGAGAAGCACTGCTGGACCCACGAGGAGTTCACCGCCCTGCCGTACGCCACGGTCGTGGCCGATCTGCACTGCGTCACCAAGTTCAGCATGATCGGTGCGGAGTGGGGCGGCATCCCGGCCCGTACGATCCTGGAGATCGCCCCGCCCGCGCCCACCGTCACCCATGTGATGGTCTGGGCCGAGTACGGCTTCAGCTCGAATCTGCGCCTCGACGACTTCGCGTCCGACCGCTCGATCTTCGCCACCCACAAGGACGGCGAACTGCTCACCGCGGAACACGGCTTCCCGCTGCGTCTCGTCGTGCCGCAGCTGTACGCGTGGAAGGGTCCCAAGTGGGTGCGCGGCGTCGAGTACATGACGGCCGACCGCCGCGGCTTCTGGGAGGAGCGCGGCTACCACAACATCGGCGACCCCTGGCGCGAACAGCGCTACTCGTACCAGGAGGAGCCCGGGGACGGACCCGAGCTCTGAGCCCCGCGCTTTCCTGAGTTCCCGAGCCGGGTTTTCCGAGCCGAGCTTCCTGAACTGAGCCTTCCGGGCTGAGGTTCTTGAGGCTTCGCTCAGCCGTCCCGGAGCTTCTTCAGCCGCTCCACGTCCGCAGCGTGCCCCTCCTTGCCGCCGGGCGTCTCGATGATCAGCGGTACGCCCTCGGTGGCGGGGTGGGTCATCAGTGCACGGAACGGGTCCTCGCCGATGTGCCCGGCGCCGATGTTCTCGTGGCGGTCCTTGTGGGCGCCGGCCACGTCCTTGGAGTCGTTGGCGTGGATCAGTTTCAGCCGGCCCTCGCCGACCGTGTCCACCAGCAGGTCGAGCGTCTGGTGCATCCCGCTGGGCCCGGTGAGGTCGTGGCCCGCCGCGAAGATGTGGCAGGTGTCCAGGCAGACGCCCAGCTTCGGATGGGAGTCGAGCGCCTCGAAGTACGGTCCGAAGTCCCAGGTCCGTGAGCAGAGCGAAGAGCCCTGTCCGGCGGTCGACTCCAGCAGCAGGAACGGGTCGTCGTCGTGGGTCAGCTCGTCCAGCAGCGGCAGCAGGTGCTCGCGGACCTGCTTCAGCGCGACCGATCGCTCCCGGCCACCGGTCGCCGACCCCGTGTGCACGACGACGCCCAGCGCCCCGATGGCCCGCCCGCGCCGCAGCGAGTGCCGCAGCGACTCCACCGACTTCTCCACGGTCGCCTCGGTGTGCGAGCCGAAGTTGATCAGATAGGGCGCATGGACGTACGCGGGGATCGACTCGGCGGCGCAGGCCGCGCGGAACTCGTCGTCCTGGAGGGGGTTGCCGGGCGGAGTCGCCCAGCCGCGCGGGTTGGCGACGAAGACCTGGACGGTCTCGGCGGCCAGCTCGCGGGCGTACGAGAGGCCGACGGAGGCGAGGCCTCCGGCGACGGGGACATGGCCGCCGACGGGGTTGCGGGACTGCTGAGTGCTCACCCCTTCAGGGTGTCACGCGGTCCCGGTAACCCCGTCGGCGGCCATGTCCCTGCGGGTGCCTGGGCGCGCCCGGCATGCCTGCCTGTGCCTGCGCGCCCGTCTGCTGTTGTGCCCGTCTGCGTCTGCGTCCGCGTCAGCGGATCTCGATCGTGATCGTCGATCCCTCGGGTGCCGTGTCGCCGCCGTCCACCGACTGGCCCTTGACCGTGTCGCCGAAGAGGCCCAGCAGACCGCGGTCCTCCTCGACCTTGAAACCGGCCGCCTCCAGCTCCTGCTTCGCGTCGTCGACGCTGTCGCCCACGACGTCCGGGACCTCGATCATCTCCGGGCCCTTGGACACCGTCAGCGTCACGGTGTCGCCGCCGGCCGCCCTGGTGTCGGGGTCCGGTGACTGCTTGGCGACCTGGCCGGCCTCGTACTCGGACGTGACCTGCTCGGAGGCGACCTCGACCGTCAGACCGGCGTCCTCCAGCTCCTGCCTGGCGTCCTCCAGGTCGTCACCCACGACGTCGGGCACGTCCACCGGGTTGCCCTTGCTGACGGTGAGCGCGATCGCCGAACCGCCGCGGCGCTCGGTGCCCGCCCCCGGCTCCGTACGGATCACGAAGCCCACCGGTACGTCGTCGCTGAAGCCCTTGGTGACCATGCCCGCCACCAGGCCCTCGCTCTTCAGGCGCTGCTTGGCCTTGTCCAGCGAGTAGCCCTCCAGGTCCGGCACGCGCACGATCTCCGGGCCCTTGGAGACCGTCAGCGACACGGAGTCGTTGTCCCGGATCCGGGCGCCCGGTTTCGGGTCACTGCTGATGACCCGGCCGGGCTTGACGGTGTCGCTGAAGCTGCGCTTGACGTCCTTCACGTCGAGACCGGCGTCCGTGAGCTGCTTCCTGGCCTGCGCCTCGGTCTTCGAGAGCACCGCCGGGACATTGGTGAACTGGCCGGAGTTGATGTACCAGACGCCCGCGCCGAGGCCGAGGGCCAGCAGCACCACCGCGACGATCGCGAGCAGGCCGCGA is drawn from Streptomyces liliifuscus and contains these coding sequences:
- a CDS encoding sulfite oxidase-like oxidoreductase, which produces MGQPVGRESGEAAQSELPPGQRLQRGWPVTHYGPVPKFRPERWEFRVFGATADSEKHCWTHEEFTALPYATVVADLHCVTKFSMIGAEWGGIPARTILEIAPPAPTVTHVMVWAEYGFSSNLRLDDFASDRSIFATHKDGELLTAEHGFPLRLVVPQLYAWKGPKWVRGVEYMTADRRGFWEERGYHNIGDPWREQRYSYQEEPGDGPEL
- a CDS encoding deoxyribonuclease IV, giving the protein MSTQQSRNPVGGHVPVAGGLASVGLSYARELAAETVQVFVANPRGWATPPGNPLQDDEFRAACAAESIPAYVHAPYLINFGSHTEATVEKSVESLRHSLRRGRAIGALGVVVHTGSATGGRERSVALKQVREHLLPLLDELTHDDDPFLLLESTAGQGSSLCSRTWDFGPYFEALDSHPKLGVCLDTCHIFAAGHDLTGPSGMHQTLDLLVDTVGEGRLKLIHANDSKDVAGAHKDRHENIGAGHIGEDPFRALMTHPATEGVPLIIETPGGKEGHAADVERLKKLRDG